Proteins from a genomic interval of Helicoverpa zea isolate HzStark_Cry1AcR chromosome 13, ilHelZeax1.1, whole genome shotgun sequence:
- the LOC124635710 gene encoding uncharacterized protein LOC124635710 yields MGSVKRIKMKPNCIPSRFAWNRKHKILKESHPTEAKRQRVALPEGSYHDHKEAENNAVSSYTEGLQTERGGPSQVLKKQEHKATQINQMQEHKATQVVPSQRHKAIQVCQRAHIRSRQVQTNLQSRDKITSPIKLNVSIATSPLKSLAKNIIKPSTSQPPASRKLSFIEEFCDSNTSCTPSVAGSTVEQDYSPSKTSMSTTTSDSSLQDEHKKLQKINLQSTISKIIDKPKLFIGINKNLYFIIDLIKKHADITVPNILLCLMKIKLNRTFSQLSDDFDLSVTQASNIFNNNMPGIVKVLSPFVKQFSSTSIKKNYL; encoded by the exons atgggTTCAGTAAAAAGGATTAAAATGAAACCTAATTGCATACCCTCCAGGTTTGCTTGGAATAGAAAACATAAGATTTTAAAAGAATCACATCCTACTGAAGCTAAAAGGCAAAGAGTAGCCTTACCTGAGGGTTCTTATCATGATCATAAAGAAGCAGAGAATAATGCAGTGTCATCTTATACAGAAg GTTTGCAAACAGAAAGGGGTGGACCCTCTCAAGTTCTCAAAAAACAGGAACACAAAGCGACTCAAATTAACCAAATGCAGGAACACAAAGCCACTCAAGTAGTGCCGAGCCAGAGACATAAAGCAATTCAGGTTTGCCAAAGGGCACATATCAGAAGTAGACAGGTTCAAACCAATTTACAAAGTAGAGATAAAATAACTTCgccaattaaattaaatgtatcaATTGCTACATCGCCTTTAAAATCTTTGgctaaaaacattataaaaccaTCGACGTCTCAGCCACCTGCTTCAAGAAAGTTAAGTTTTATAGAAGAATTCTGTGACAGTAATACTTCATGTACACCATCAGTAGCAGGGTCAACAGTTGAACAAGACTATTCTCCATCTAAAACAAGCATGTCCACAACTACTTCAGACAGCAGCTTACAAGATGAAcataaaaaacttcaaaaaataaatttgcaaagtacaataagtaaaataattgatAAGCCTAAACTTTTCATAGGTATtaataaaaatctatattttatcattgatttaattaaaaagcatGCAGATATCACTGTgcccaatattttattatgtttaatgaaaattaagttaaatagGACTTTCTCACAATTATCAGATGATTTCGATTTATCTGTGACCCAAGCgagtaatatatttaataacaacATGCCAGGTATTGTTAAAGTCCTTTCACCATTTGTCAAACAATTTTCAAgtacatcaataaaaaaaaattacctatag
- the LOC124635871 gene encoding uncharacterized protein LOC124635871, whose product MFKYWAENKCGLKKQCSQLSSSMRRTGGGIADNLPTLSALDNFVLVAVMGGQEFARGDSSLAVNPFPELRTAVSPVAIDSSIVSNNEVMEMHFEQPVHVSPVPGTSHSEVIPETIIPETTPLPETITSRRIRRRQISTHRGDTITMERFATMAVQRVETELTTARAFAQLAEQVGNMARALSSVTDAITDLVRKMPDPSSS is encoded by the exons ATGTTTAAGTATTGGGCTGAAAATAAATGTGGATTGAAGAAGCAGTGCTCACAACTATCATCTTCAATGAGGCGCACTGGTGGCGGGATAGCAGACAATTTGCCAACATTGTCTGCTCTAGATAATTTTGTATTGGTGGCAGTGATGGGTGGACAAGAATTTGCAAGAGGCGATTCAAGCTTGGCAGTCAATCCATTTCCTGAATTG aggACTGCTGTCTCACCGGTTGCTATAGACTCTTCTATTGTAAGCAACAACGAGGTGATGGAAATGCACTTTGAGCAACCGGTGCATGTTTCCCCTGTACCTGGCACGTCACACAGTGAAGTGATACCAGAAACCATAA taCCTGAAACCACACCACTACCGGAGACTATTACGTCACGAAGGATACGCCGACGCCAGATTTCAACTCACAGAGGGGATACAATAACAATGGAACGTTTTGCGACTATGGCAGTACAGCGGGTTGAAACAGAATTGACAACCGCCCGAGCATTTGCTCAGTTGGCAGAACAAGTTGGGAATATGGCAAGGGCTTTGTCATCTGTCACTGATGCAATTACAGACTTGGTTAGAAAAATGCCAGACCCTAGCTCTTCTTGA